In Paenibacillus sp. FSL R7-0345, a single window of DNA contains:
- the flhF gene encoding flagellar biosynthesis protein FlhF, with translation MRVKRYVVDTMPDAMHSIRSELGSDAVILSTKEIKIGGFMGMFQKKKIEVVAAVEEARKPAAASSAPAAPASIPRSAVPQAYQKAATASQVPAKERPAAETFAAEISAALSEVQETRGAVAVLPAADEESPQVLGNKPAESTPAAPRKPAKGSLSALYESLDAELEPAVSSALESDVLREIRDMKQWMERIARYSSSGIELPQMLDELKRQLIDQDTDAVLIEEWIGNIYDRWNEEGRTWTAERFAVMLQEQINEFLAGRIAGGIAADSRIVYIAGPTGVGKTTSIAKLAAEQLFKHGRKVGLITSDTYRISAVEQLRTYAAILNIPLEVVQSPGDLQRAMFRLEGCDLVLMDTAGRNYRNEMFVAELQSLLAKELKSETFLVLSMTSKSRDMKLIADHFGRYQLDKVIFTKLDETGSYGPLFNVLNDFPLKLSYLTNGQNVPDDLLMATKELLSEMLLGTGGV, from the coding sequence GAGCTGGGGAGCGATGCCGTAATCCTCAGTACCAAAGAAATCAAAATCGGCGGATTTATGGGAATGTTTCAGAAAAAGAAGATAGAGGTCGTAGCCGCAGTTGAAGAAGCGCGCAAACCTGCTGCCGCGAGCAGTGCGCCGGCAGCACCTGCCAGCATACCTCGCAGCGCTGTGCCGCAGGCTTATCAGAAAGCCGCCACTGCCTCTCAGGTGCCTGCGAAGGAAAGGCCTGCGGCCGAGACTTTTGCCGCCGAAATTTCAGCTGCTCTGTCCGAGGTTCAGGAGACCAGAGGCGCGGTAGCTGTGCTGCCGGCAGCTGACGAGGAATCGCCGCAGGTACTCGGGAACAAGCCTGCTGAGTCTACACCTGCAGCACCTCGGAAGCCAGCTAAAGGTTCATTGTCGGCGCTTTATGAAAGTCTGGACGCGGAACTTGAACCGGCAGTTTCATCGGCACTCGAAAGCGATGTGCTCCGTGAGATCAGGGATATGAAGCAATGGATGGAACGGATCGCCCGTTATTCATCAAGCGGTATTGAATTGCCGCAGATGCTGGATGAGCTGAAACGCCAGCTGATTGACCAGGATACAGATGCGGTACTCATCGAGGAGTGGATCGGAAATATCTATGACCGCTGGAATGAGGAAGGGCGGACCTGGACCGCTGAACGTTTTGCAGTAATGCTGCAGGAGCAGATCAATGAGTTTCTGGCCGGCAGAATTGCCGGCGGGATTGCTGCAGATAGCAGGATTGTCTATATTGCCGGGCCGACCGGTGTTGGCAAAACTACCTCGATTGCCAAGCTGGCTGCCGAACAGCTGTTCAAGCATGGCCGTAAGGTTGGTCTTATTACCTCAGATACCTACCGGATTTCCGCGGTGGAGCAGCTGCGCACTTACGCCGCTATTCTGAATATTCCGTTGGAGGTTGTACAGTCGCCGGGTGACCTGCAGCGGGCAATGTTCCGCCTTGAGGGCTGCGATCTGGTATTAATGGATACGGCCGGGCGGAATTACCGTAATGAAATGTTTGTAGCCGAGCTCCAGAGTCTGCTTGCCAAGGAACTAAAGAGCGAAACCTTCCTGGTGCTGAGCATGACCTCCAAAAGCAGGGATATGAAATTAATCGCCGATCATTTCGGCCGGTACCAGCTGGATAAGGTTATTTTTACCAAGCTGGATGAGACGGGCAGCTATGGACCTTTATTCAATGTATTAAATGATTTTCCGCTCAAACTTTCTTATCTCACTAACGGTCAGAATGTTCCGGATGATCTGCTGATGGCTACCAAAGAACTGCTCAGTGAAATGCTGCTGGGAACAGGAGGCGTTTGA